The following proteins are encoded in a genomic region of Candidatus Omnitrophota bacterium:
- a CDS encoding stress response translation initiation inhibitor YciH, with amino-acid sequence MSHMDKGLVYSTDKGKICPECGQPAGGCVCRIRGKTTVSKTDGVIRIRYETKGRKGKGVTVISGLPLNHAGLEELARGLKQRFGAGGSVCGYSIELQGDHCDQVEQELHKSGYKVR; translated from the coding sequence ATGAGCCATATGGATAAAGGGCTTGTTTATTCTACTGATAAAGGAAAGATCTGTCCGGAGTGCGGCCAGCCTGCCGGCGGGTGCGTATGCCGCATTAGGGGTAAAACAACTGTCTCTAAGACCGACGGGGTTATCCGGATCAGGTATGAGACTAAAGGCCGTAAAGGCAAAGGGGTGACCGTGATTTCCGGGCTGCCTTTAAACCATGCCGGCCTCGAAGAATTGGCCAGAGGGCTGAAACAGCGTTTCGGCGCCGGCGGGTCAGTGTGCGGTTATAGCATAGAATTGCAAGGAGACCATTGCGATCAGGTGGAGCAGGAATTACATAAGTCCGGATATAAAGTGCGATAG